A window of Hordeum vulgare subsp. vulgare chromosome 5H, MorexV3_pseudomolecules_assembly, whole genome shotgun sequence genomic DNA:
GAAATCGGCAAAGCTAGCTACTATCttctactccatccgttcctaaatataaatatttttaaaggtttcatcagaggactacatacggatgtatatagatatactttagagtgtagattcacttattttgcttcatatgtagtcatttagtgaaatctcttaaaaaacttatatttaaaaacggagggagtaatcatTTGTCCAACGGAAACAAATTGTTCAAATCCGCAACCTGTTCATCCAACTGTACAGAGTGTCACacggcaaaaaaaaaaaaaaaaaaaaaaaaaaaaaaaaaaaactgtacAGTATGGGAACTGTGAATGTGTGATCGACCGATCGGTGGGTCTGTCTACAACTTATATCGAAGCCCAAAACTCTGCAGCAACTTGTTCAGGTATCTCTTCGGCCGCGACTCCCGGCTTttcacgccggcgccggcgctggCACGCCCGTCTCCGCAGAAAACTGCTCGGAGCTGAACCAGACGCGGGCTCCTCCCCTCGCACGCCGCCGCCTCTGGATTCTCCGGCGGCGTGTATCGCTTCCAGTCGGCCTcctcggcgacgacgacgacccgGCGGCGCGGGTCGTAGCCGGACCGCGGGTGGCTCTTGATCCGGCCCACGGCCTCGAGCTCGCGCCGGAACTCTCCCACCCGCCGCTGCAGCTCCTCCACGTGGAACCCGGACCCCGTGGCCGCGTTCAGCTCGGCGCGGATGGCCGACCAGTCCTCGCCGGTCAGCTCGCCCACGCCGCCGCCTCGTCCCGCCGTGTGGCGCTGCAGCAGGTCCAGCAGCTTGGCGTCTTGCTGCCTCGTCCACGCGTCCACGTGCAGCCTCGAGAGGATCTTGCGGAGCGCGCGCCGCGACGGCAGGTTCCTGGCCCTGGCCTTCTCCGgctcctcaccgccgccgccgttcGCGCCCGTGTGGCCATGGGCATGCACATCAATCTCCTGACGCACTTCGTGCTTCGTGTCGATCAATCCTGCCGGCAGCTGCAACCTATGCATCTCGTCCCTGCACCGCGAGCACGACGACGGATCGATCTTGTCAGGCGAACGTCTCTTGCCGGAGAATAAAGGAAGTTATGCTTGGCAGAGCGAGAGCAGAGCAAACGCGCACGTACTGACACGGGGCGGCGTCGGCGGCGCGGAGGCGGAGGCCGAGGAAGAGGACGGAGTCGTGCTGGACGCCGTAGTCGGCAAGCATGCGGTCGTCGTCGTCGAGGTGgcagccggcgaagaagagccGCTGCATGGCCACGGGGACGCGCTCCCGTGCCATGACCATGCCCTTGGCCTGCGCCACGGTCGTGGTCGCGCCGTCCACGTCCAGCGCCACCCTGTCCCCGCGGAGCGTCCGCACCATGATCCTCATTTGCCCGACAGATCGAGCTCAGAACGTCTGTCTCAATCAAATGGATCGCTTCATGATGGGAACGAAACGGGTTTGTAGATGAGAAAAATAATGggaaagaaaagaagagaagggaaTTGGATGCGCGCCAAATGGTTTTGGCTGGCGGTGCCATTGCCATGGGAAAGATGCGACGCGAGGGAATAAAGCGATGCCGACGATGAGTGCCAACACGAAGGCAAGTATTTCTTTCCGATAAGCAAACATGTACACAAGAGAGACCCTTAAACCCTCCCCAAACGTCCGAACACTCACGAAAAAGCGATTTAGACGGACCCTTGAAACGAAACTCGTTTCAAACGTCCCGTTGACTGACACCCATCATATCCACCCCAAATATGGACGGATATTAAGAGCCCGGGCACGCCCGTCTGGCCCGCGGTGGCCAGCGTTGTGCCGCATCTACCCCGCGTATATTCGTTTCCATCCGTTCGTCGGACCAAACCCTAACCACTTCACTCCACTCCCCTTCACTCCCAACAATCACCCAAGCTCACCTCTGGCATGGCGGGCAGCTGATCTGAGTCATTCACCTCCAGATCCATCGACCACGAGCTTATCCCACACGGCCCCGAGAAGGAGATGACCGTCCGGGTTGCGCTCCGCCACTCCCGGGAGGTGGCCACACGAGGGCAGTGTTCGGACTAACAACACCTGGAATCCATTGCGTCTGCACAACAGGTGATTGGATCCGGCTTCGCTGCCTCATCATAGATGATGCGATCCGTGTGGCGTCCGAACGTTGTGGCAGAAGCGTAACCCCTCTGTTGGCGTGCCGAGCACGAAGCAAGGCCTTCCTCGAACTATGTCATGGCACAGCGTGCCCGCCAGGCGAGGCAGCGGACACGGGATGCTACAGAGGCCATTGCGGGGGTGGATGCTTGAGAGGCGGAGTCACACTCTCCGGTGTCCCGTAGGGTGCACCAATGCAGGCGATGCAACCGTGTCCTGGTGGACGTTggctcctccgaggaaggatccgTCATCGATCTCACGTTGATTGACACCGTTCGGGTTACCGATTCCAACGAGGAATAGTAGGCATGGGAGACGGCGGGAGCTCGACTCCCGTCACCCGGCT
This region includes:
- the LOC123452924 gene encoding uncharacterized protein LOC123452924 gives rise to the protein MRIMVRTLRGDRVALDVDGATTTVAQAKGMVMARERVPVAMQRLFFAGCHLDDDDRMLADYGVQHDSVLFLGLRLRAADAAPCQDEMHRLQLPAGLIDTKHEVRQEIDVHAHGHTGANGGGGEEPEKARARNLPSRRALRKILSRLHVDAWTRQQDAKLLDLLQRHTAGRGGGVGELTGEDWSAIRAELNAATGSGFHVEELQRRVGEFRRELEAVGRIKSHPRSGYDPRRRVVVVAEEADWKRYTPPENPEAAACEGRSPRLVQLRAVFCGDGRASAGAGVKSRESRPKRYLNKLLQSFGLRYKL